The Solicola gregarius DNA window GGTTCGCTCGGCGACCGACCACCGGCTGATCGAACGCTCCGCGACCGGGTACCGGCTCGGGCTCGCTCGTGACGAGGTCGACGTGCTGACGCACGCCGACCTTCGTGCCGCGGCGCGTGCGGCGTACGAGTCGGGCCAGCTCGACAAGGCTCTGGTGACCGCGCAACGGGCGCTCGAGATCGGTCCGGCCGACGATCTTCGTACCCTCGTCGCGCTGGCCCGGAGCCGCGGCGGTGACCACGCGGCCGCCCTCCCGGTACTCGAGGAGCTGGCGGCGGCCAACCCGGCCGACGAAGACGTGCTCGCCTGCCTGCTGCACAGCGAAGCGGCCGTGCGCGGACCCGCCGCCGCACTCGAGCGGTACGAGCAGTATCGCGCGGCGCTCGCCGATCGTCTCGGCACCGATCCGGGTCCGGCGATCCAGGATGTGTATCGCGAGCTGCTGGCGGCGGATCGGCCCGTACGCGACGGCGTTCTGTACGACGGCACCACGCTGCTCGGCCGGGACGGCGACATCCGGGCGCTTCGGGCCCTGATCGCGTCATCGCGGGTCGTCTCCATCGTCGGCGCCGGCGGTCTGGGCAAGACCCGCCTCGCGCACGTGCTCGGCCGTGACGCCGAGCAACCGGTGGTCCACTTCGTCGAGCTGGTGGGCGTGACGGCGCCGGAGGACGTCGTCGGCGAGGTCGGGTCCGTGCTCGGAGTGCGCGATTCGGTCATTGCGCGTCAGTCACTCACGCCCGAGCAGCGCGCAGACGTACGATCGCGGATCGCGCAGCATCTGGCGGCGGCGCCGAGCCTGCTGATCCTCGACAACTGCGAGCACCTGGTCGATGCGGTCGCCGATCTGGTGGCGTTCCTGGTCGCGGCGACCCGCAACGTCCATGTCGTGACGACGACGCGGGCACCGCTGAACATCGCGGCGGAGCGGGTGTACGCACTGAGCGAGCTGCAGCGTGGCGACGCCTCGGAGCTCTTTCGGGAGCGCGCAGTTGCCGCGCGGCCGAACGTCGTGCTGGACGCGGAGACCGTCACCGAGATCGTGATCCGGCTCGACGGCCTGCCGCTCGCGATCGAGCTCGCGGCGGCCAAGGTGCGGGTCATGTCAGTCGAGGACATCGCCCGGCGCCTCGAGAATCGATTCGCGCTCCTCCGCGGCGGCGACCGAACGGCGCCCGACCGCCATCAGACGTTGCTGGCGGTCATCGACTGGTCCTGGAACCTGCTCGACGAACCCGAGCGCCGGGCTCTCCGGTGGCTGTCGCTCTTTCATGACGGGTTCACGTACGAGGCCGCGGAGGCAGTGCTCGGCCCCGCCGCGATGGACAGCGTGGAGAGCCTCGTAGAGCAGTCGCTGCTGTCGGTGCACGACTCCGGGCACAGCGTGCGATACCGAATGCTCGAGACCGTACGGGAGTTCGGCCGGATGCAGCTCATCGACGCGGGCGAGGACGCCGAAGCGAGCCGCGCACAGCGAGCGTGGATGCGCGCGTACGCCGACCGCTACTTCGATCTCCTCTGGGGGAGTGAGCAGGTCGCTGCGATGGATGCGCTGCGGGCAGAGGAGGGCAACCTGGCCGACCTGCTCCGGCAGGCGCTCGCCGAGCCCGACCCCGAGACCGTCGTCGTGCTGTTCTCCACTGCCGCGTCGTTCTGGTCGATCGTCGGCGAGCACGGGCGGATCATCGCCCTCCTCGAAGCGCTCGAGGAAGCGCTGGACGACTGGACGCCGCCGGACGAGCTCGTCGACCAGGCCCGGGTGGCCCTGAGCGTCGCGCTCACGAACGCCGCGATCGCGGTCCCGTCGGCGCACAAGATCGCGCGCGACCTGTTGGCTCGATTGGGATCGGACTCCGAGCGCCCGGCCGTAAGGGCCATCTGCAAAGTGACGCTCGCGTTCGATCCTGCCGATCCCGACGAAACGGTCAAACGGATGGAGGAGCTCTCCGAGAGCCCCGAGGGGTTCGTCGCGATGCAGGCATTGCAGTACCACAGCCACTTCCTCGAGAACGACGGCCACGCGGTCGAGTCGGTCGCGGCCGCGAAGCGTGCGCTGGCCTTGTGGCGGCCCGACGACGGACCGTGGATCGGCGCGATCCTGCGTACGTTCCTCGCCCAGATGCTCAGCCAGCTCGGTGAGTACGACGCGGCCGCCGAGTACGCACGCGCGGCGATCCCGGTGCTTGACCGGCTCGAGTCGATCGACGACGCCATCCAGAGTCGAGCCGTGCTCGCCTGCCAGGCGATGCTGCAGGGGCGGCTCGACGACGCCGAGCAGCTGTTCGTCGAGATCGAGGAGCTCGACGAGCATCGCCCGGGATTCGGCAGCGGCGCGATCCTGGCCATGGGGCGAGCCGAGCTGTTGCTGCTGCGTGGTGACATCGAGGACGGCCTCGCTGCGTACAACGCGGGTATCGAGCGAGTGCAGGCCGTCCGACTCCCCATCCTGGGCGAGGAGTTCGAGGGTCTCGAGCCGTGGATCCTCGCGGCCGAGGCGTCGGCACTCGCCGCGTACGCCCTGCATGGCAC harbors:
- a CDS encoding ATP-binding protein; amino-acid sequence: MPFALTLIDDIRWRGDPVVGERPRALIGALVDAGPAGRSSDALIDDVWGDEPPANPTKALQVQVSRVRSATDHRLIERSATGYRLGLARDEVDVLTHADLRAAARAAYESGQLDKALVTAQRALEIGPADDLRTLVALARSRGGDHAAALPVLEELAAANPADEDVLACLLHSEAAVRGPAAALERYEQYRAALADRLGTDPGPAIQDVYRELLAADRPVRDGVLYDGTTLLGRDGDIRALRALIASSRVVSIVGAGGLGKTRLAHVLGRDAEQPVVHFVELVGVTAPEDVVGEVGSVLGVRDSVIARQSLTPEQRADVRSRIAQHLAAAPSLLILDNCEHLVDAVADLVAFLVAATRNVHVVTTTRAPLNIAAERVYALSELQRGDASELFRERAVAARPNVVLDAETVTEIVIRLDGLPLAIELAAAKVRVMSVEDIARRLENRFALLRGGDRTAPDRHQTLLAVIDWSWNLLDEPERRALRWLSLFHDGFTYEAAEAVLGPAAMDSVESLVEQSLLSVHDSGHSVRYRMLETVREFGRMQLIDAGEDAEASRAQRAWMRAYADRYFDLLWGSEQVAAMDALRAEEGNLADLLRQALAEPDPETVVVLFSTAASFWSIVGEHGRIIALLEALEEALDDWTPPDELVDQARVALSVALTNAAIAVPSAHKIARDLLARLGSDSERPAVRAICKVTLAFDPADPDETVKRMEELSESPEGFVAMQALQYHSHFLENDGHAVESVAAAKRALALWRPDDGPWIGAILRTFLAQMLSQLGEYDAAAEYARAAIPVLDRLESIDDAIQSRAVLACQAMLQGRLDDAEQLFVEIEELDEHRPGFGSGAILAMGRAELLLLRGDIEDGLAAYNAGIERVQAVRLPILGEEFEGLEPWILAAEASALAAYALHGTGDDGRDLWRRMLAKAGRAARPSRRHLDYPVLGVVFFGLGMWALHRKALPPQDAVRLCVLAERFGYSRRVPTLSWDNAVAAAERFAPGMLDELADEYGDRRGRELLTDARDLITRLTPEPR